A region of Paenibacillus sp. JNUCC-31 DNA encodes the following proteins:
- a CDS encoding TPM domain-containing protein → MRKHLAWMATLILFGITLVSPLISMSVASAADSKNLIYDEANLLNEQERSELNALANEYGAERQTDFVILTTNNTENQDVQLMTEDFYDEHALGYDKAHGNAVILTMDMYNRDVYLAGFYKAEDYLDNGRLQSIRSKITSELSNGDYKLAFEKYIKLSYKYMGYEPGVNPNNILFNGWFQLGASVVIGGIAVGIMAYRSGGRVTVNRATYEDSNTSSVIDRQDRYVRTTVTKRKIEKNNNNGGGGGGGGGTSRGGHTHSGSRGSF, encoded by the coding sequence TGGCATGGATGGCAACACTTATTTTATTTGGAATCACTCTCGTGTCTCCATTGATTTCAATGTCAGTGGCATCGGCAGCCGACAGCAAAAACCTGATTTACGATGAAGCTAATCTGCTGAACGAGCAGGAGAGAAGTGAACTGAATGCACTGGCGAATGAGTATGGGGCGGAGAGGCAGACGGATTTCGTTATTCTAACAACGAATAATACGGAGAATCAGGATGTACAGCTGATGACCGAGGATTTCTATGATGAGCACGCTCTGGGGTATGATAAAGCGCATGGAAATGCGGTTATTCTGACGATGGATATGTATAATCGGGATGTTTATCTGGCTGGATTCTATAAAGCCGAAGATTATCTGGACAATGGTCGGCTGCAATCAATCCGAAGCAAGATTACATCTGAATTATCTAATGGGGATTATAAGCTCGCTTTTGAGAAGTATATTAAGCTTTCCTACAAATACATGGGGTATGAACCTGGTGTAAACCCGAACAATATTTTATTTAATGGCTGGTTCCAATTGGGGGCGTCTGTAGTGATCGGAGGCATTGCTGTTGGGATTATGGCTTACCGTTCTGGCGGACGTGTGACGGTCAACCGGGCGACCTACGAGGATTCGAATACTTCCAGCGTAATCGATCGTCAGGATCGATATGTTCGCACAACCGTAACCAAACGCAAAATTGAGAAGAACAACAATAATGGTGGCGGAGGCGGCGGGGGAGGAGGCACCAGCCGAGGCGGCCATACGCACAGTGGTAGTAGAGGATCTTTTTAG
- a CDS encoding SPFH domain-containing protein, protein MGFFKNQFSNVVEWEEFRDDMIFWKWSNREIKKASKLIIRSGQDAIFLNNGKVEGIFEDEGSFNIDSEIIPFLSTLKGFKFGFNSGMRVEVLFVNTKEFTVRWGTQSPVLIPTPQLPGGMPIRANGTFNFKVSDYVTLIDKIAGIKQSYLVEDVKIRITSVLDQLLMKWISREGKDMFNLQANASDIAKGIQEDLDMQMMDIGIGITGFQVMSFNYPQEIQDMITKTASHEMIGNLQKYQQVSMTDGISSGKVKGGGAASDMAGMMMGMNMANEMMKNMNPNQNSQNQNSDQKPAANQNGDAGSSSSSGDTKKPNFCPNCGAKNEGANFCPNCGQKLA, encoded by the coding sequence ATGGGATTTTTCAAAAATCAATTTTCGAATGTGGTGGAATGGGAAGAGTTCAGAGATGACATGATTTTCTGGAAGTGGAGTAATCGGGAGATCAAGAAGGCAAGTAAACTGATTATCCGTTCAGGACAGGATGCCATTTTCCTGAATAACGGTAAGGTGGAAGGGATTTTCGAGGATGAGGGCTCGTTTAATATCGATTCCGAGATCATTCCGTTTCTGTCTACCTTAAAAGGCTTCAAATTCGGATTCAACAGCGGCATGCGAGTCGAGGTGCTGTTTGTGAATACGAAGGAATTTACCGTTCGGTGGGGTACACAAAGCCCGGTATTGATTCCGACGCCTCAACTTCCAGGTGGGATGCCGATTCGTGCGAATGGCACGTTTAATTTTAAAGTGAGTGACTATGTCACATTGATCGATAAAATTGCGGGTATTAAGCAGAGCTATCTGGTCGAGGATGTCAAAATCCGGATTACGTCTGTGCTGGATCAGCTGCTGATGAAGTGGATTAGCCGTGAGGGTAAGGACATGTTTAACCTGCAGGCGAATGCTTCGGATATTGCGAAAGGCATTCAGGAAGATCTGGATATGCAAATGATGGACATCGGGATCGGAATCACAGGTTTCCAGGTGATGAGTTTTAATTATCCGCAGGAGATCCAGGATATGATTACGAAGACGGCTTCACATGAAATGATCGGCAATTTGCAAAAATATCAACAGGTCAGCATGACTGACGGCATCTCATCCGGTAAAGTTAAGGGCGGCGGGGCTGCTTCGGATATGGCGGGCATGATGATGGGAATGAACATGGCAAATGAAATGATGAAGAACATGAATCCGAACCAGAACAGTCAGAACCAGAATTCGGATCAAAAGCCTGCGGCAAATCAAAACGGCGATGCAGGTTCATCATCTTCCTCAGGAGACACCAAAAAGCCGAACTTCTGTCCGAACTGCGGGGCTAAGAATGAAGGCGCAAATTTCTGTCCTAACTGTGGTCAAAAACTGGCTTAA
- a CDS encoding DUF896 domain-containing protein: MIPTLTRINELSRKAKAAGLTEMEKAEQIRLRQEYLQTFRGSINDILLNVTIYDPNGDDVTPDRLKEEQAKAEQ; the protein is encoded by the coding sequence ATGATCCCAACATTGACCAGAATCAATGAACTTTCAAGAAAAGCCAAAGCTGCAGGGTTGACGGAGATGGAGAAAGCGGAGCAAATTCGTCTGCGCCAGGAATATCTGCAAACCTTTCGCGGTTCGATCAATGATATTCTGCTGAATGTGACCATCTATGATCCGAACGGCGACGATGTTACTCCAGATCGATTGAAAGAGGAGCAGGCTAAAGCAGAACAATAA
- a CDS encoding ring-cleaving dioxygenase has translation MTIQTAGIHHITAFAGDPQANVDFYAGVLGLRLVKKTINFDAPDVYHLYFGDENGSPGTIITFFPSAGSPRGKIGGGQVGITSYVIPPGTIGFWQNRLEQYNIEVTKTNRFNEELLQFEDSEGLRLELVEREEGAASTWVHEGIPADKAIKGFGGAVLFSVNPQRTMDALDKILGFTKVDEDEEYVRFRSFGDIGNVVDVPVTRMALGVGGAGTVHHIAWRAKDFAEHEQWREAVQQYGYQPTPVRDRQYFNAIYFREAGGILFEIATDPPGFTKDEPAESLGQKLMLPEWFEPYRAQIEGNLQPIQVRTLVPATAAME, from the coding sequence ATGACTATTCAAACTGCAGGTATTCACCATATTACAGCTTTTGCGGGAGATCCGCAGGCCAATGTCGACTTTTATGCTGGAGTTCTGGGACTTCGTCTTGTGAAAAAAACGATCAACTTTGATGCACCTGATGTATACCATCTGTATTTTGGGGATGAGAACGGAAGCCCGGGCACCATCATTACATTCTTTCCATCAGCCGGATCACCGCGAGGAAAAATCGGTGGCGGTCAGGTCGGCATTACCTCATATGTGATTCCGCCTGGGACTATTGGCTTCTGGCAGAATCGCCTGGAACAGTATAACATTGAGGTAACCAAAACCAATCGTTTTAACGAAGAGCTGCTGCAGTTCGAAGACAGCGAGGGTTTGCGTCTTGAACTGGTTGAACGTGAAGAGGGCGCTGCGAGCACCTGGGTTCATGAAGGCATTCCCGCGGACAAAGCCATCAAAGGATTCGGAGGCGCCGTGCTGTTCAGCGTCAATCCGCAAAGAACGATGGATGCGCTGGATAAAATACTCGGATTCACCAAAGTAGATGAAGACGAGGAGTATGTACGATTCCGGTCCTTCGGAGATATCGGTAATGTTGTGGATGTTCCTGTCACCCGGATGGCTCTGGGCGTTGGTGGAGCAGGGACGGTCCACCATATCGCGTGGCGTGCCAAAGATTTTGCAGAGCATGAACAATGGAGAGAGGCTGTACAACAGTATGGCTATCAGCCGACCCCGGTTCGGGACCGCCAATATTTTAACGCCATCTATTTCAGAGAAGCTGGTGGTATCCTGTTCGAAATTGCTACCGATCCTCCTGGATTCACGAAAGATGAGCCCGCGGAGTCGCTTGGACAAAAACTCATGCTGCCGGAATGGTTTGAACCATACCGTGCCCAAATCGAAGGCAATTTGCAGCCGATCCAGGTAAGAACGCTTGTGCCTGCAACAGCAGCGATGGAGTAA
- a CDS encoding low temperature requirement protein A, whose translation MMEKKVTWLELFYDLLFVAAVSKAGHVLLHAEHGVISFEYLMKFVLIFIPVWWAWVGQTLFINRYGQDILSHRIFLILQLLSVLVMTASLSTHFDQYYLSFFIGYIGSRAFTAIQYLTVHKSKSTHQQHAARYLGTCFIIGILISSGSLFFDSWLRYVILYAGIAVDIVLPLIGRKNLVKVPVQTHHLLERFALFTLILLGESVISIIAVLQADHWDMKSILFAVFTSIFVIAMWWQYFENVEKKVSKEIQTAGQAIIYGHLFIYISMSMIAASIQLLYQNQLNYVFMIGFMFGSVLLYFLSTSLVFHRYRHAHMRLRPLHLAIMLGLLAAFVLVDLIYQVPNYAIVGENMVFFLVYAKLTT comes from the coding sequence ATGATGGAGAAAAAGGTTACCTGGCTGGAGCTGTTCTATGATTTGCTTTTTGTAGCCGCAGTCTCCAAAGCGGGACATGTTCTGCTGCATGCCGAACATGGCGTGATTTCGTTTGAATATCTGATGAAATTTGTGTTGATTTTCATTCCTGTTTGGTGGGCATGGGTCGGTCAGACCCTATTCATTAACCGTTATGGTCAGGATATCCTGAGCCATCGAATATTTCTCATCCTTCAACTCCTGTCTGTTCTGGTGATGACAGCAAGCCTCTCGACTCATTTTGATCAATATTACCTGTCATTCTTCATCGGGTATATCGGATCGAGGGCGTTTACGGCCATTCAGTACCTGACCGTCCATAAATCCAAAAGTACACATCAACAACATGCTGCCCGTTACCTGGGCACCTGTTTCATCATTGGTATATTGATTTCATCGGGTTCTCTGTTTTTCGATTCCTGGCTGCGCTACGTGATTTTGTATGCGGGGATCGCTGTGGATATCGTACTTCCGTTGATTGGACGCAAAAATCTGGTGAAAGTGCCGGTTCAGACACATCACTTGCTGGAGCGTTTCGCACTCTTTACACTCATCCTGCTGGGTGAATCGGTGATTAGTATTATCGCTGTGCTGCAAGCAGACCATTGGGATATGAAGTCTATCCTGTTTGCCGTTTTCACTTCTATATTTGTCATTGCTATGTGGTGGCAGTACTTCGAGAATGTAGAGAAAAAGGTAAGCAAAGAGATTCAGACTGCGGGGCAAGCGATTATTTATGGTCATCTGTTTATCTACATATCCATGAGCATGATCGCCGCTTCGATCCAGTTGTTGTATCAGAACCAACTGAACTATGTGTTCATGATCGGGTTTATGTTTGGATCAGTGCTGCTGTATTTCTTGTCGACCTCACTTGTGTTCCATCGCTACAGACATGCCCATATGCGACTCCGTCCGCTTCACTTGGCGATTATGCTGGGATTGCTGGCTGCGTTCGTTCTTGTGGATCTCATCTACCAGGTGCCTAATTATGCCATTGTGGGAGAGAACATGGTGTTCTTCCTTGTCTATGCCAAACTAACGACCTGA